A single window of Nicotiana tomentosiformis chromosome 1, ASM39032v3, whole genome shotgun sequence DNA harbors:
- the LOC138898816 gene encoding uncharacterized protein, translating to MKILKDRRLDLGEVANISISQLQQKIERIEQFREEVDMIKADSLGWKEGMDCLAAEKETARAQLSSVESQLQGMKEKNSAQERKIEELKARLAFEFVKAEKAKAEADAVVAVYRADTEAAQVQAREAAETAQTRAHWVAELAKCQSRCEPSRRSMLEVSTLPKRY from the coding sequence atgaaaattttaaaagatCGTAGGCTCGACTTGGGGgaggtggctaacatttcaatctcacagctgcaacagaagatcgagaggatcgagcagtttcgtgaggaggtcgacatgATAAAGGCGGATTCCTTGggatggaaagaaggtatggactgtcttgctgcagagaaagagactgctcgagctcAATTATCATCAGtcgaaagtcaacttcaaggcatgaaggagaaaaaCTCGGCTCaagaaagaaaaatagaggagctcaaAGCTCGGTTGGCTTTCGAATTTGTCAAGGCCGAGAAAGCAAAAGCCGAGGCGGATGCtgtcgtggccgtctatcgggccgatacTGAAGCCGCCCAAGTACAGGCGAgggaggcagccgagaccgctcaaactcgagcacattgggttgctgaactcgccaaatgccaatctcggtgtgaaccctcgaggagatccatgctcgaggtttcgaccttaccgaagagATACTAA
- the LOC104089666 gene encoding pentatricopeptide repeat-containing protein At1g02150, whose protein sequence is MLLQPTTAIKSPHQNHVSFSSSLSYSLSFPSGFCFTKPLTSPKNNRTVVISCSSISQVHSYGTVDYERRPIVKWNAIYKRISMNDGPERGSVSVLKQWENEGKKVTKWELSRVIKELRKFRRYKLALEVYEWMNNRAERFRLTTSDTAIQLDLIAKVHGISSAEEYFVKLPDTLKDKRIYGSLLNAFVRARKKEQAESLIDKMRNRGYTDHALPFNVMMTLYMNLKDYDKVESVVSEMMEKQIPLDIYSYNIWLSSCGSQGSVEKMEKVLEKMNLDTDINPNWTTYSTMATMYIKLGQLKKAEDSLKSVESRITGRDRIPYHYLISLYGSLGKKEEVLRIWKTYQSQFPTIPNLGYHSVISALVRLDDIEGAEKIYDEWLPVKSHYDPRLGNLLLGYYVRKGSVDKAIAFLDQMVEAGAKPNSMTWEIVAEGHIRERRLSEALSCLKDAVSTEGSKSWRPKPANVSSILRLCEQEEDTQSKEALMEVLKQVGCLDDEKYMSYIPLSNGTFTSDEPEIDKDTSDNDEGSEILLNQLQGSL, encoded by the exons ATGCTTCTACAACCCACCACCGCCATTAAATCCCCACATCAAAACCATGTCTCCTTTTCATCATCCCTCTCTTATTCACTCTCTTTCCCATCTGGGTTTTGTTTTACTAAACCCCTAACGTCCCCCAAAAACAACCGTACAGTTGTTATTAGCTGTTCCTCAATATCACAGGTACATAGTTATGGGACTGTTGACTACGAGAGACGGCCAATAGTGAAATGGAATGCTATTTACAAAAGAATATCTATGAATGATGGCCCAGAGAGAGGCTCTGTTAGTGTGTTGAAACAGTGGGAGAATGAAGGGAAAAAGGTTACTAAATGGGAGCTCTCTAGGGTTATTAAGGAGCTCAGGAAGTTTAGGCGTTATAAGCTTGCTCTTGAG GTGTATGAGTGGATGAACAATAGAGCAGAGAGGTTTAGACTAACCACCAGTGACACTGCTATCCAGTTAGACCTGATCGCAAAAGTACATGGAATCTCAAGTGCTGAAGAATACTTTGTAAAGTTGCCAGACACCTTAAAAGATAAGCGGATATATGGCTCTCTTTTAAATGCCTTTGTGCGGGCTAGAAAGAAGGAACAAGCTGAATCTTTAATTGATAAAATGAGAAACAGAGGCTATACTGATCATGCTCTTCCATTCAATGTGATGATGACACTCTATATGAACCTTAAAGACTACGATAAAGTTGAGTCAGTCGTTTCAGAAATGATGGAAAAACAAATTCCATTAGATATATATTCCTACAATATCTGGTTATCATCATGTGGATCTCAAGGATCTGTAGAAAAAATGGAAAAAGTACTTGAAAAAATGAATCTGGACACTGATATCAATCCAAACTGGACTACATATAGCACTATGGCTACTATGTACATTAAGTTGGGGCAGTTGAAAAAAGCTGAAGACTCTTTGAAAAGTGTTGAGAGCAGAATCACAGGTCGTGATCGAATTCCATACCACTATCTTATCAGTCTTTATGGTAGTCTTGGTAAGAAGGAAGAGGTTCTCCGCATCTGGAAAACCTACCAATCACAGTTTCCAACAATCCCAAACTTGGGTTATCATTCTGTTATATCTGCTCTGGTGAGGTTGGATGATATTGAAGGTGCAGAAAAGATATATGATGAATGGCTACCTGTTAAGTCGCACTATGATCCTAGATTAGGAAATCTTTTGTTGGGTTATTATGTGAGGAAGGGTTCTGTGGACAAGGCTATTGCATTCCTCGACCAAATGGTTGAAGCTGGAGCAAAGCCAAACTCTATGACTTGGGAGATTGTTGCTGAAGGCCATATCAGGGAACGGAGATTATCTGAGGCTTTATCATGTTTGAAGGATGCCGTTTCAACTGAGGGATCGAAGAGCTGGAGACCGAAGCCTGCAAATGTATCTTCCATTCTCAGACTTTGTGAGCAGGAAGAGGATACGCAAAGTAAGGAAGCCCTGATGGAGGTGTTGAAGCAAGTTGGGTGTCTTGACGACGAAAAGTACATGTCATATATTCCATTATCAAACGGTACATTTACCAGTGATGAGCCAGAAATAGATAAGGATACATCTGATAATGATGAAGGATCTGAGATACTGCTCAACCAATTGCAAGGAAGCTTGTGA